The Desulfuromonas sp. genome has a window encoding:
- a CDS encoding putative 2-dehydropantoate 2-reductase, giving the protein MRIAIIGAGALGLYYGAMLQRAGNEVQFLLRRDFEAVCSRGLTVTSPKGDFHLARVLGFRNPDEMGPADLVLVGLKTIDNERLAELVRPLMQKNTAVLTLQNGLGNEELLAEAFGPERVLGGVAFLCSNRGAPGTVHHLGEGAVRLGEFSGKFSARAEGLAATFSAAGIPCQSVPDLVKARWEKLVWNIPFNGLCALTGKTTSDLLASPAVREQALALMGEVVEAANAQGLSNPIDGNAFCARMMGLTEGMDRYRPSMMIDRQEGRPLELEAIFGTPLRRAAEKGVEMTRVRLLEALLKLGE; this is encoded by the coding sequence ATGCGAATAGCCATCATCGGCGCCGGAGCCCTCGGACTCTACTACGGAGCCATGCTCCAACGCGCCGGAAACGAAGTCCAATTCCTGCTGCGGCGGGACTTCGAGGCCGTCTGCTCCCGAGGCCTGACCGTGACCTCCCCGAAGGGCGACTTCCACCTGGCCCGGGTCCTCGGTTTTCGGAACCCCGACGAGATGGGTCCGGCGGACCTGGTCCTGGTGGGGCTCAAAACCATCGACAACGAGCGCCTTGCAGAACTGGTCCGGCCCCTGATGCAGAAAAATACGGCTGTGCTCACCCTGCAGAACGGTCTCGGCAACGAGGAACTGCTGGCCGAAGCCTTCGGCCCCGAGAGGGTCCTCGGCGGAGTGGCCTTTCTCTGCTCCAACCGCGGCGCTCCGGGGACGGTCCATCACCTGGGCGAGGGAGCCGTCCGCCTCGGCGAGTTCTCCGGAAAGTTCAGCGCCAGGGCCGAGGGCCTTGCGGCGACATTCAGCGCCGCAGGGATTCCCTGCCAGTCGGTGCCGGACCTGGTCAAAGCCCGATGGGAAAAACTGGTGTGGAACATCCCCTTCAACGGCCTCTGCGCCCTGACCGGAAAGACGACCAGTGACCTGCTGGCCAGCCCGGCGGTTCGCGAACAGGCCCTCGCCCTGATGGGGGAGGTGGTGGAGGCCGCCAATGCCCAGGGGCTCAGCAATCCGATCGACGGGAACGCCTTCTGCGCCCGCATGATGGGGTTGACCGAGGGGATGGACCGCTATCGGCCGAGCATGATGATCGACCGCCAGGAGGGGCGCCCCCTGGAACTGGAGGCCATCTTCGGCACGCCCCTGCGACGGGCAGCGGAAAAGGGCGTAGAGATGACCCGGGTGCGGTTGCTGGAAGCCCTTTTGAAACTAGGGGAATAG
- a CDS encoding penicillin-binding protein activator: MMKAIGTIIGACLLVSAGLCLVPPASAIQLTFTEQQALVLQKAELRQAEELYRAGRAEEALSQLRGFVVRYFDSPLLPPAYLLISRIFLDGGQPDEALLYLGRIPPEGMVPEVRLLEGAALVVTGKAEAGVAILEGLAGAEFTGEDEARRLSALTEGRALLGEPLRALLFIHQKLSGADPGQQSKLLEQAHLLLQDRAGAGEVAEAAFMFQGTALGADANLQLARLAALRGDAVRARELVRPLLQGVPFPYRSEAVQLWEELTGEAFLQRAVGVLLPLSGRYRAFGELVRRGMDLALETHHGDQPPPRFIFRDTGGDALRGVEALDELANGERVMAAIGPLTGGAAAEAAVRAQLEDLPLLALSQREGLAEAGDVVFRNSLTSRLQVQTLVRHAMDEGGTTTFGILYPENKLGLEITDLFTEAVLERGGQVVALEGYPAQATDFRRQIKLLMGLDPDAPDEEAEPASEAEMLEGLFLPDTPSAPFEALFIPDYADRVGLIAPQLAFYGIEDLLLLGINGWNSPELTRIAGSYVEGSIFVDGFFRFSPYPFVREFVDLYFQKYGEEPSILEAQGFDAAGILLSLLDRPEVISREDVRAALSALRNYPGVTGATSFGPSGDADKVLFLLQVQNGNIVQIN; encoded by the coding sequence ATGATGAAGGCGATCGGCACGATCATCGGCGCATGTCTGCTGGTGAGCGCAGGGCTATGCCTGGTGCCGCCGGCAAGTGCCATCCAGCTCACTTTCACCGAGCAGCAGGCGCTGGTGCTCCAGAAGGCCGAGCTGCGCCAGGCCGAGGAACTCTACCGGGCCGGCAGGGCCGAAGAGGCCCTCTCCCAGCTGCGCGGCTTCGTGGTGCGCTATTTTGACTCCCCCCTCCTGCCTCCCGCTTATCTGCTCATCTCCCGCATCTTCCTCGACGGGGGCCAGCCCGACGAGGCTCTCCTTTATCTGGGACGGATTCCCCCCGAGGGGATGGTCCCCGAGGTCCGGTTGCTGGAAGGAGCGGCCCTTGTCGTCACCGGCAAGGCCGAGGCCGGGGTCGCCATTCTCGAGGGCCTCGCCGGGGCGGAGTTCACGGGAGAGGACGAAGCCCGGCGCCTTTCCGCCCTGACCGAAGGAAGAGCCCTTCTGGGCGAGCCGCTGCGGGCCCTTCTTTTCATCCACCAGAAGCTCTCCGGGGCCGATCCCGGGCAGCAGTCAAAGCTTCTGGAACAGGCTCACCTCCTGCTCCAGGATCGTGCCGGGGCCGGAGAGGTCGCCGAGGCGGCCTTCATGTTCCAGGGGACGGCCCTTGGTGCGGATGCCAATTTGCAGCTCGCGAGGCTGGCGGCGCTTCGTGGGGATGCAGTGCGGGCCCGGGAGCTGGTGCGCCCTCTCCTGCAAGGGGTTCCTTTCCCGTACCGCTCCGAAGCGGTCCAGCTCTGGGAAGAGCTTACCGGGGAGGCCTTTCTGCAGCGCGCGGTCGGCGTGCTGCTGCCCCTGTCGGGGCGTTACCGGGCCTTTGGGGAGCTGGTGCGGCGCGGCATGGACCTGGCTCTGGAGACCCATCATGGGGATCAGCCTCCGCCGCGCTTCATTTTCCGCGACACCGGCGGCGATGCCCTGCGCGGCGTCGAGGCCCTGGACGAACTGGCCAACGGCGAGCGGGTCATGGCCGCCATCGGCCCCCTCACCGGGGGCGCTGCTGCGGAGGCCGCCGTCCGCGCCCAACTCGAGGACCTTCCCCTGCTCGCCCTCTCCCAGAGGGAAGGGCTGGCCGAGGCGGGTGATGTGGTTTTCCGCAACTCCCTTACCAGCCGCCTTCAGGTCCAGACCCTGGTGCGCCATGCCATGGATGAGGGCGGGACGACCACCTTCGGCATTCTGTATCCGGAAAACAAGCTGGGGTTGGAGATTACCGACCTCTTCACCGAGGCGGTTCTGGAGCGGGGGGGGCAGGTGGTTGCCCTGGAGGGCTATCCGGCGCAGGCTACCGATTTTCGCCGCCAGATCAAGCTCCTCATGGGGCTCGATCCTGATGCCCCCGACGAGGAGGCAGAGCCAGCCAGCGAGGCGGAGATGCTGGAGGGGCTCTTCCTGCCTGACACCCCTTCGGCCCCTTTTGAGGCCCTCTTCATTCCGGACTACGCCGACCGGGTTGGCCTTATCGCTCCTCAGTTGGCGTTCTACGGCATCGAGGATCTGCTTCTGCTGGGGATCAACGGCTGGAATTCCCCCGAACTGACCCGCATCGCCGGATCCTACGTCGAGGGATCCATCTTTGTCGACGGCTTTTTCCGCTTTAGTCCTTATCCATTCGTCCGGGAGTTTGTGGATCTTTATTTCCAAAAATACGGCGAGGAGCCTTCCATTCTCGAGGCCCAGGGGTTCGATGCGGCGGGAATCCTACTCTCCCTTCTCGACCGTCCTGAGGTCATCTCCCGTGAGGACGTGCGGGCCGCACTCTCCGCCCTGCGCAACTACCCCGGCGTGACCGGGGCGACCAGCTTCGGGCCGAGCGGGGATGCGGACAAGGTCCTGTTCCTGCTCCAGGTGCAAAACGGCAACATCGTTCAGATTAATTAG